One segment of Brassica napus cultivar Da-Ae chromosome C3, Da-Ae, whole genome shotgun sequence DNA contains the following:
- the LOC106352789 gene encoding two-component response regulator ARR8-like, translating into MGVVTESQFHVLAVDDSFFDRKMIERLLQKSSCQVTTVDSGSKALEFLGLRESNQSDDPNATSTSPEVEINLIITDYCMPGMTGYDLLKRVKESAAFRSIPVVIMSSENIPARISRCLEEGAEEFFLKPVKLADLTKLKLHMMKTKLKKESEKPAEEVKPEIEEEEESPVIEILTLHQELESEQQEPMLINNKRKAMEEVISTGRSRPKYNDITTSV; encoded by the exons ATGGGTGTGGTAACAGAGTCACAGTTCCATGTTTTGGCGGTTGATGATAGTTTCTTTGATCGGAAAATGATAGAGAGATTGCTGCAAAAGTCTTCCTGTCAAG TAACTACAGTTGATTCAGGCTCTAAAGCTCTCGAGTTTCTTGGTTTGAGAGAAAGCAATCAGAGTGACGACCCAAATGCTACCTCTACATCACCT gaagttgaaataaatcttATAATTACAGATTACTGTATGCCTGGCATGACTGGTTATGATTTGCTGAAGAGAGTTAAG GAATCAGCTGCATTTAGAAGCATTCCCGTTGTAATAATGTCATCTGAGAACATTCCTGCTAGAATCTCCAG ATGTCTGGAAGAAGGAGCTGAGGAGTTTTTCTTGAAACCAGTAAAGTTAGCTGATCTCACCAAGTTGAAACTTCATATGATGAAAACCAAGTTGAAGAAAGAAAGTGAAAAACCAGCAGAAGAAGTGAAACCggagatagaagaagaagaagaatcgccAGTGATTGAAATCTTGACTCTCCATCAAGAACTTGAATCCGAACAACAAGAACCAATGTTGATTAATAATAAGAGAAAAGCAATGGAAGAAGTGATATCTACTGGTCGATCACGTCCTAAATACAATGATATCACAACATCAGTCTGA